In the genome of Leucobacter luti, one region contains:
- the adhP gene encoding alcohol dehydrogenase AdhP codes for MTTDTMRAASVPAFGQPLDVATHSVPSPGPGQALVRVLTTGVCHTDLHAVEGDWPVKPNPPFIPGHEGVGVVEAVGEGVTNIAVGDLVGNAWLWSACGNCEYCRTGWETLCERQQNGGYSVDGSFAEYMLVAAEYAAVLPAGSDPVEVAPVLCAGVTVYKGLKQTGVIPGQWVVISGIGGLGHIAVQYAVAMGMRVAAVDIADDKLALATKHGAEVVVNARETDPVAAIQEATGGSHGVLVTAVHPAAFGQAIGMTRRGGTIVFNGLPPGDFPAPIFDIVLKGLTIRGSIVGTRQDMIEALDFYARGLIHPTVAERPLEDVNAVLDEMRAGKIDGRIVLRLTAN; via the coding sequence ATGACTACTGACACTATGCGCGCGGCTTCCGTACCCGCGTTCGGCCAGCCGCTTGACGTTGCAACGCACTCCGTCCCGAGCCCCGGCCCGGGACAGGCGCTCGTGCGTGTATTGACCACGGGCGTGTGCCACACCGATTTGCACGCAGTCGAGGGTGACTGGCCGGTGAAGCCGAACCCGCCGTTCATCCCGGGCCACGAGGGCGTTGGCGTGGTCGAAGCGGTAGGCGAGGGAGTCACGAACATCGCTGTGGGTGACCTGGTGGGGAATGCGTGGCTGTGGTCAGCCTGCGGAAACTGTGAGTACTGCCGGACAGGCTGGGAGACGCTCTGCGAACGTCAGCAGAACGGCGGGTACTCGGTGGACGGTTCCTTCGCGGAGTACATGCTCGTAGCCGCTGAGTACGCAGCGGTGCTGCCAGCTGGCTCGGATCCAGTCGAAGTGGCTCCGGTGCTCTGCGCTGGCGTGACGGTCTACAAGGGCTTGAAGCAGACCGGGGTGATTCCGGGCCAGTGGGTGGTGATCTCCGGAATTGGAGGGCTGGGCCACATTGCAGTGCAGTACGCCGTGGCGATGGGGATGCGGGTCGCGGCGGTGGACATCGCGGACGACAAGCTCGCGTTGGCCACGAAACACGGCGCCGAAGTCGTCGTGAATGCACGCGAGACGGATCCGGTTGCCGCAATTCAGGAGGCAACGGGTGGCAGCCACGGCGTGCTCGTCACCGCGGTGCACCCTGCAGCGTTTGGGCAGGCGATCGGGATGACCCGGCGCGGCGGCACCATTGTCTTCAACGGTCTTCCCCCAGGGGATTTCCCTGCGCCGATCTTCGACATCGTGCTCAAAGGGCTCACGATCCGCGGCTCAATCGTCGGCACCCGCCAAGACATGATCGAGGCGCTCGACTTCTACGCGCGCGGCCTGATCCACCCCACAGTCGCCGAACGTCCGCTGGAAGATGTCAACGCGGTGCTCGATGAGATGCGCGCAGGCAAGATCGATGGCCGGATCGTGCTGCGGCTCACGGCGAATTAG
- a CDS encoding aldehyde dehydrogenase family protein: MTVYAAPGQPDSLVTFKSRYEHYIGGDWVPPVSGQYFENVTPVTGKAFCEIARGTSGDIEAALDAAHAAAPAWGSTSPAERAIVLNKIADRMEQNLEMIAVAESWDNGKAVRETLNADIPLAIDHFRYFAGAIRAQEGGLSQINEDMVAYHFHEPLGVVGQIIPWNFPILMATWKLAPALAAGNAVVLKPAEQTPASILVLFELIGDLLPAGVVNIVNGFGAEAGKPLASNPRIRKIAFTGETTTGRLIMQYASENIIPVTLELGGKSPNLFFEDVMAQDDGYLDKAKEGFTMFALNQGEVCTCPSRALIQESIAGDFLDAVVERTERITRGNPLDTDTMMGAQASNDQFEKIKSYLDIGRQEGAQVLTGGDVADLGGEFAGGFYIQPTIFRGDNSMRIFQEEIFGPVVSTTTFTDFDDAIRIANDTLYGLGAGVWSRSGNTAYRAGRAIQAGRVWVNNYHAYPAHAAFGGYKSSGIGRENHLMMLDHYQQTKNLLVSYRESADGFF; the protein is encoded by the coding sequence ATGACCGTATACGCAGCCCCGGGCCAGCCCGATTCGCTCGTGACTTTCAAGAGCCGCTACGAGCACTACATCGGGGGAGACTGGGTTCCTCCTGTCTCCGGCCAGTACTTTGAAAACGTCACTCCCGTCACGGGCAAGGCGTTCTGCGAGATCGCTCGCGGCACCTCCGGTGATATCGAGGCCGCGCTCGACGCCGCACACGCTGCCGCCCCCGCGTGGGGCAGCACGAGCCCAGCTGAACGCGCAATCGTGCTGAACAAGATCGCCGATCGCATGGAGCAGAACCTCGAGATGATCGCCGTCGCCGAGTCGTGGGACAACGGCAAGGCGGTCCGCGAAACGCTGAACGCCGATATTCCCCTCGCAATCGACCACTTTCGCTACTTCGCGGGAGCGATTCGCGCGCAGGAGGGCGGCCTCTCTCAGATCAACGAGGATATGGTCGCCTACCACTTCCACGAGCCGCTCGGCGTCGTCGGGCAGATCATCCCGTGGAACTTTCCGATCCTCATGGCGACGTGGAAGCTGGCGCCCGCGCTCGCGGCCGGAAACGCGGTCGTGCTCAAGCCCGCTGAGCAAACTCCCGCCTCCATCCTGGTCCTCTTTGAGTTGATTGGTGATCTGCTGCCAGCTGGCGTTGTCAACATCGTCAATGGGTTTGGTGCAGAAGCTGGGAAACCGCTCGCATCGAACCCGCGGATCCGCAAGATCGCCTTCACCGGTGAAACGACCACGGGGCGCCTGATCATGCAGTATGCCTCGGAGAACATCATCCCGGTCACACTCGAGCTCGGAGGAAAAAGCCCCAACCTGTTCTTTGAGGACGTCATGGCACAGGACGACGGCTACCTCGACAAGGCGAAAGAGGGCTTCACGATGTTCGCCCTCAACCAGGGTGAGGTCTGTACCTGCCCGTCGCGCGCCCTCATTCAAGAATCGATCGCTGGCGATTTCCTTGATGCTGTCGTCGAGCGTACGGAGCGCATTACCCGCGGCAACCCACTCGACACCGACACGATGATGGGTGCTCAGGCCTCCAACGACCAGTTCGAAAAGATCAAGTCCTACCTCGATATCGGCAGACAGGAGGGCGCGCAGGTGCTCACCGGGGGTGACGTAGCGGATCTCGGCGGCGAATTTGCCGGGGGCTTCTACATCCAGCCGACGATCTTCCGCGGCGACAACTCGATGCGCATTTTTCAAGAGGAGATCTTCGGTCCGGTCGTGTCCACGACGACGTTCACGGACTTCGACGATGCGATCAGGATCGCAAATGACACGCTCTACGGGTTGGGCGCCGGGGTCTGGAGTCGCAGTGGAAACACGGCATACCGAGCCGGTCGTGCGATTCAGGCGGGCCGTGTCTGGGTGAACAACTACCACGCTTACCCGGCGCATGCCGCCTTCGGTGGCTACAAGTCGAGCGGTATTGGGCGTGAAAACCACCTGATGATGCTCGACCATTACCAGCAGACGAAGAACCTGCTGGTGAGCTATCGGGAGTCGGCCGATGGCTTCTTCTAA
- a CDS encoding GAF domain-containing protein, which translates to MPSVWQALGRGESVRDRRRQLELAHERFLGYLGVAGPESAAAETELRERFGRSPALRPVVLESWLRSQRGTIDPNRVLERPALDAEELAELRRTHPISQVLPVVRKLLFDEARETGLIVAVGDAAGRLLWVDGDSGLRTRAAEMGFRAGMDWSERSIGTSAPGSALALDHAMQVLGAEHFNRAAHEWSCTAAPVHDPRTGAIIGVVDVTGGDNAASPHLLPLLQATLAAIEAELQLASLRALLDRPRPVGDAGAGEDAGEGAGEGEGAGAVSDTESCVNRDPSAGPLALDELSRLHIHDQGPSSDSGLDQQREPHRDQIHVPVRASRRRDASGAHAQPDRFVPRLLVLGRDPALLEWADGVASLTGRHAEILLCLAASPQGWAAAALAEQVYGRRSSEQTLRAELVRLRRWLTSEHVPLKLGSRPYRLERPLRVDATDTLDALGSGSNQLVLAAYSGPVLPGSTAPLVESLRADVDATLREAMLEYANPDALYDYAQHWAPNDAHVWETLLQVLPPQSPKRARVVARLEALSASIV; encoded by the coding sequence GTGCCGAGCGTATGGCAAGCCCTGGGGCGCGGTGAATCCGTGCGTGACCGGCGGCGGCAACTGGAGCTCGCGCACGAACGGTTCCTCGGCTATCTCGGCGTCGCCGGCCCGGAGAGTGCAGCAGCTGAGACCGAGCTCCGAGAGCGCTTCGGGCGATCGCCAGCGCTTCGCCCGGTCGTCCTTGAATCGTGGCTCCGATCCCAGCGCGGCACGATCGACCCGAACCGCGTGCTGGAGCGGCCAGCTCTTGACGCGGAGGAACTGGCGGAACTGCGCCGCACCCACCCGATATCGCAGGTGTTGCCCGTCGTGCGCAAGCTTCTCTTCGACGAGGCACGCGAGACGGGGCTGATTGTTGCTGTGGGTGACGCGGCGGGGCGTCTGCTGTGGGTCGACGGTGACTCCGGGCTGCGCACGCGGGCGGCCGAGATGGGCTTTCGTGCCGGCATGGACTGGTCGGAGCGCTCGATCGGCACGAGCGCACCCGGGAGCGCACTCGCACTGGACCATGCCATGCAGGTGCTCGGGGCCGAGCACTTTAACCGTGCTGCGCATGAGTGGAGCTGTACTGCGGCCCCGGTCCATGACCCGCGAACCGGGGCGATCATCGGTGTCGTTGATGTGACCGGGGGCGACAATGCCGCGTCGCCACACCTGCTCCCGCTCCTCCAAGCCACACTTGCCGCAATTGAGGCGGAGTTGCAGCTCGCGTCCCTGCGCGCACTGCTCGACCGGCCGCGACCGGTGGGAGATGCGGGCGCGGGCGAGGACGCGGGCGAGGGCGCGGGCGAGGGCGAGGGTGCGGGCGCAGTCTCTGACACCGAATCTTGCGTGAATCGTGACCCCAGCGCGGGGCCACTCGCACTCGATGAGCTGAGCCGGCTTCATATCCACGATCAGGGCCCGAGCTCTGACTCGGGCTTGGACCAGCAGCGGGAGCCGCACAGGGACCAGATTCACGTCCCGGTTCGGGCATCGCGCCGGCGCGACGCCTCGGGAGCGCACGCGCAGCCCGACCGCTTCGTGCCGCGGCTGCTCGTGCTTGGCCGAGATCCCGCCTTGCTGGAGTGGGCTGATGGCGTGGCCTCCCTCACCGGCCGCCACGCCGAGATCCTGCTGTGCCTCGCTGCGTCACCTCAAGGGTGGGCCGCGGCCGCCCTAGCCGAGCAGGTGTATGGGCGGCGCAGCTCTGAGCAGACGCTGCGCGCCGAACTCGTGCGCCTGCGGCGGTGGCTGACGTCCGAGCATGTGCCGCTGAAACTGGGCTCTCGCCCGTACCGGCTCGAGAGGCCGCTGCGTGTTGACGCGACGGACACGCTTGACGCGCTCGGAAGCGGATCGAATCAGCTTGTCCTCGCGGCCTACTCGGGGCCGGTCCTGCCGGGATCCACTGCGCCGCTCGTGGAATCCCTGCGCGCTGACGTCGATGCAACGCTGCGGGAAGCGATGCTCGAGTACGCGAATCCCGATGCGCTGTATGACTATGCGCAACACTGGGCCCCAAACGACGCACACGTGTGGGAGACCCTGCTGCAGGTGCTGCCGCCGCAATCACCGAAACGCGCGCGTGTGGTCGCTCGGCTCGAAGCACTGAGCGCCTCCATCGTGTAG
- a CDS encoding fumarylacetoacetate hydrolase family protein, giving the protein MKVARFQVEGEISFGVLDAAESGEGVDVVELTNDPIVAGYDTTGRRFKLEEVRLLAPVIPRSKVVCVGKNYADHIEEMKSLTGGETPAEPLLFLKPNTSVIGPGDTIVRPAISERVEHEGELALVIGAVAKDVAEEDAMKYVFGYTCANDVSARDLQIKDGQWTRGKGFDTFCPLGPVIETDPAFADARIMTRVNGELRQDGSTSQLIHSLARIVSYASQAFTLLPGDVILTGTPAGVGPLEAGDSVEVEIDGIGILRNPVRNAGD; this is encoded by the coding sequence ATGAAGGTCGCACGGTTCCAGGTCGAGGGCGAGATCTCATTTGGCGTCCTCGACGCTGCCGAGAGCGGTGAAGGGGTCGACGTCGTCGAGTTGACGAACGATCCCATCGTCGCCGGATACGACACGACTGGACGCCGCTTCAAACTCGAAGAAGTTCGCTTGCTCGCGCCGGTGATCCCGCGCTCGAAAGTTGTTTGTGTGGGCAAGAATTACGCCGATCACATCGAGGAAATGAAGAGCCTCACCGGGGGTGAGACCCCGGCCGAGCCACTGCTGTTCCTGAAGCCCAATACCTCCGTGATTGGGCCGGGGGACACCATCGTGCGTCCCGCAATCTCTGAGCGTGTTGAGCACGAGGGGGAGCTTGCCCTCGTCATCGGGGCGGTCGCGAAGGACGTGGCAGAGGAAGACGCGATGAAATACGTCTTCGGCTACACCTGCGCGAACGACGTCAGCGCCCGCGATCTGCAGATCAAAGACGGCCAGTGGACGCGTGGTAAAGGGTTCGACACCTTTTGCCCGCTCGGACCCGTGATCGAGACGGATCCGGCCTTCGCGGATGCGCGGATCATGACCCGCGTCAATGGAGAACTGCGCCAGGACGGGAGCACTTCACAGCTCATTCATTCGCTTGCGCGTATCGTGTCCTACGCGTCTCAGGCGTTCACTCTGCTGCCTGGCGATGTGATCCTCACCGGCACTCCCGCCGGTGTGGGGCCGCTGGAAGCTGGCGATAGCGTCGAAGTCGAGATCGACGGGATCGGGATCCTCCGCAACCCGGTGCGGAACGCGGGGGACTAG